From Streptomyces zhihengii, the proteins below share one genomic window:
- a CDS encoding DUF6801 domain-containing protein, whose protein sequence is MTARRHLRAAAIGAAGLVAGLLVGPGSSAQARDADVELAYDCDFTSGEHPVRIHVTGAYPDAGTVGRPVQPGRVTARVTLPPAALEGLLPDGTSELAGTVSLTALVTQGTRSAEAVWTLGAPAVPVGDDPDGLTLEHTGEVPSVTATAPGELRIAAGAVGLRLRPVTGGELSGQELPAVDCAPADGQDTLLATVPVTGRTAPSLPADPSPTPGEPGDGASEDPGDGGRDGIAVEQPPAAPPTQCPAEPPADGLDEDFVIQPPPGDPVRLFYPPAGGSHGCAFAVGLANVEKLGGAMIVNDPAATPQLLNARAAVRTATRLRTQPGGAFTRIDSYGEMTLPDAESTFLTFGFQPVSAKVEFITGPITISTATVGSPPDRYNLAVAGFYQSLRVHDVTINGTPLDVGDNCRTARPFPVRLNGDFPDYTNVIIGGPLRGTVTIPEFTGCGTGGEDLDQLFTASLSGPDNLIAMNQGRLCVPSGGGVNGCPPVVPPLPGQEPEKAP, encoded by the coding sequence ATGACCGCCCGGCGTCATCTGAGGGCCGCCGCGATCGGGGCCGCGGGGCTCGTGGCGGGGCTGCTCGTCGGTCCCGGCTCGTCCGCCCAGGCGCGCGACGCCGACGTGGAACTCGCCTACGACTGCGACTTCACCTCCGGCGAGCACCCCGTGCGGATCCACGTCACCGGCGCCTACCCGGACGCCGGCACCGTCGGCAGGCCCGTGCAGCCCGGCCGGGTGACCGCCCGGGTCACGCTCCCGCCCGCCGCCCTCGAAGGACTGCTGCCCGACGGCACGTCGGAACTGGCCGGCACGGTGTCGCTCACCGCCCTGGTGACACAGGGCACCCGGTCCGCGGAGGCCGTCTGGACACTCGGCGCCCCCGCCGTCCCCGTCGGAGACGACCCCGATGGCCTCACCCTGGAACACACCGGCGAGGTCCCCTCCGTCACCGCGACCGCACCCGGGGAGCTGCGGATCGCCGCCGGAGCCGTCGGCCTGCGGCTGCGCCCCGTCACCGGGGGAGAGCTGTCGGGGCAGGAGCTGCCGGCCGTGGACTGCGCGCCCGCGGACGGCCAGGACACCCTGCTCGCCACCGTGCCCGTGACCGGCCGCACCGCCCCCTCCCTGCCCGCCGACCCCTCGCCCACCCCCGGCGAGCCCGGCGACGGCGCGAGCGAGGACCCGGGCGACGGGGGCCGGGACGGCATCGCCGTCGAACAGCCGCCCGCGGCCCCTCCCACCCAGTGCCCGGCCGAGCCGCCGGCCGACGGCCTGGACGAGGACTTCGTCATCCAGCCGCCCCCGGGCGACCCGGTGCGGCTGTTCTACCCGCCCGCCGGCGGCAGCCACGGCTGCGCCTTCGCGGTCGGCCTCGCCAACGTGGAGAAGCTCGGCGGCGCGATGATCGTCAACGATCCCGCCGCCACCCCCCAACTGCTCAACGCCCGGGCCGCCGTCCGCACCGCGACCCGGCTGCGCACCCAGCCGGGCGGCGCGTTCACCCGTATCGACTCCTACGGCGAGATGACGCTCCCCGACGCCGAATCCACCTTCCTCACCTTCGGATTCCAGCCGGTGAGCGCGAAGGTCGAGTTCATCACCGGGCCCATCACCATCTCCACCGCGACCGTCGGATCCCCGCCGGACCGGTACAACCTCGCGGTCGCCGGTTTCTACCAGTCGCTCCGGGTCCACGACGTGACGATCAACGGCACCCCGCTCGACGTCGGCGACAACTGCCGCACGGCACGGCCCTTCCCGGTCCGGCTGAACGGCGATTTCCCCGACTACACCAATGTCATCATCGGCGGCCCCCTCCGCGGCACGGTCACCATCCCGGAGTTCACCGGCTGCGGGACCGGCGGCGAGGATCTCGACCAGCTCTTCACCGCGTCCCTGTCGGGCCCGGACAACCTCATCGCCATGAACCAGGGGCGTCTCTGCGTCCCCAGCGGCGGCGGCGTCAACGGCTGCCCGCCGGTGGTCCCCCCGCTCCCCGGCCAGG